One segment of Caldanaerobius polysaccharolyticus DSM 13641 DNA contains the following:
- a CDS encoding DUF4461 domain-containing protein — MTDASKDVLIAAKNKRIKELEEEVKRLKDILKRRYGEDYDKGI, encoded by the coding sequence ATGACCGATGCAAGCAAAGATGTCCTTATCGCTGCAAAAAACAAGCGTATAAAGGAATTAGAGGAAGAAGTTAAACGGTTGAAAGATATTCTAAAACGCAGATATGGTGAAGATTACGATAAAGGTATATAA
- a CDS encoding VOC family protein: MVGVEIDMVVTDSLKALELYEKIFDIERVEVTHFPKGENEVIFSLYGVRFHMLDENPQFELKAPSPDEPKSIWFNILVPDIKETFSKAISAGCKVVQPVTEMPDYGVSNAIFRDAFGYQWMLHQIHKEVSFEERTRLWEEKKDN; the protein is encoded by the coding sequence ATGGTTGGAGTAGAAATTGATATGGTTGTTACAGACAGCTTGAAAGCATTGGAATTATACGAAAAAATATTTGATATCGAGCGTGTTGAGGTTACACATTTTCCCAAAGGTGAAAATGAAGTCATTTTTTCCCTATACGGAGTACGCTTTCACATGTTGGATGAAAACCCGCAATTCGAATTGAAAGCACCAAGCCCAGACGAACCCAAATCAATTTGGTTTAACATCCTCGTTCCTGACATCAAGGAAACATTTTCGAAGGCAATCAGCGCGGGTTGTAAAGTGGTGCAACCAGTAACTGAAATGCCTGATTACGGAGTGTCAAACGCTATATTTAGAGACGCTTTCGGCTATCAATGGATGCTGCATCAAATACACAAAGAAGTGAGCTTTGAAGAACGCACACGTCTTTGGGAGGAAAAAAAAGATAATTAA
- a CDS encoding ThuA domain-containing protein, which produces MIRVTVWNEYIHEKQDPKVGSLYPEGIHGAIASYLKAQPELEVCTATLDQPEHGLTDEVLNQTDVLIWWGHVAHHMVSDEVVEKVYNRVLNGMGLIVLHSGHFSKIFRKLMGTSCDLKWREVGENERIWVVEPGHPIVRGIGEYIDLPHEEMYGERFDIPAPDELVFISWFKGGEVFRSGCCFYRGKGKIFYFRPGHESFPIYHNEQILKVIDNAVRWAAPVEGPTPTFGNVKPLEQL; this is translated from the coding sequence ATGATAAGAGTTACTGTGTGGAATGAGTATATCCACGAGAAACAGGATCCAAAGGTGGGCTCTTTATACCCTGAAGGTATACACGGAGCTATAGCCAGTTATCTTAAAGCACAGCCGGAGTTAGAGGTATGTACAGCTACCCTGGACCAACCAGAGCATGGCCTTACCGATGAAGTATTAAATCAGACTGATGTCCTGATATGGTGGGGACATGTGGCACATCATATGGTAAGCGATGAAGTGGTGGAGAAGGTCTACAATAGGGTATTAAACGGTATGGGCCTTATCGTGCTGCACTCAGGTCATTTCTCTAAGATATTTAGAAAGCTTATGGGTACCTCCTGCGACCTTAAGTGGAGAGAGGTAGGGGAAAACGAAAGGATATGGGTGGTAGAGCCTGGACACCCTATTGTCCGGGGAATAGGTGAGTATATAGATTTACCTCATGAAGAGATGTACGGTGAACGCTTTGACATACCTGCACCTGATGAGCTGGTTTTCATAAGCTGGTTTAAAGGGGGAGAGGTTTTTAGAAGCGGTTGTTGCTTCTACAGAGGCAAAGGCAAGATATTCTATTTCAGGCCGGGCCACGAGTCTTTTCCCATTTATCACAACGAGCAGATACTCAAGGTTATAGACAATGCTGTTCGCTGGGCAGCACCTGTAGAGGGACCTACTCCGACATTTGGAAATGTAAAGCCACTGGAGCAGTTATAA